One window of Chamaesiphon minutus PCC 6605 genomic DNA carries:
- a CDS encoding murein transglycosylase A, with translation MPKTRATVIQLEIDLDDGDGNMTSLTLVTDCIVQALLNNYFMIKTLALLTLNLGIALGFNQQSSVRVTAAPSANVQSERGSSTTNTNNNYEENSIGFDDQLWGKSGDKLALLKSIDNSLRYIETPAAVRAYQNYAVQGINRDRVRRSLVRFRQLVNKSRSAGELQAAVKKEFVFYQSVGKDNKGTVTFTGYYEPIYTASRQQTAEFKYPLYKLPASFSSWKDPQPDRLMLEGADGLQGSKSELAGNEIFWMRDRFEAVLVQIQGSAELNLTDGTKTTVGYAGGTSFAYTSIGKELAKDGKVTPSQLTLPGIIRYFQENPQELDVYIPRWKRFVFMKETFKGDPMGSINVPVTPDRSIATDKSMMPPGALALVHTELPYANGRSIEQKLVSRYVLDQDTGSAITGPGRVDYFMGTGKIAGDRAGVTGGPGYLYYLLLKS, from the coding sequence ATGCCTAAAACTAGAGCAACAGTTATACAACTAGAGATCGATCTAGACGATGGTGATGGAAACATGACATCTCTAACTCTCGTCACCGATTGCATTGTCCAAGCGTTACTTAATAATTATTTCATGATTAAAACACTGGCTTTACTCACTTTGAATCTAGGTATTGCGCTAGGATTCAACCAGCAATCATCCGTGCGGGTGACTGCGGCCCCTTCAGCCAATGTCCAATCCGAACGGGGTAGCTCCACGACTAATACTAATAATAATTATGAAGAAAATTCGATCGGGTTTGACGATCAATTATGGGGCAAATCTGGTGATAAACTGGCTTTGCTTAAATCGATCGACAATAGTCTCCGATATATAGAAACCCCTGCTGCTGTTAGAGCCTACCAAAATTATGCCGTACAGGGCATCAATCGCGATCGAGTGCGCCGCTCGCTCGTCAGATTTCGTCAATTAGTAAATAAGAGTCGGTCTGCTGGCGAACTCCAAGCAGCAGTAAAAAAAGAATTTGTCTTCTATCAATCGGTCGGCAAAGATAATAAAGGTACCGTAACATTTACGGGCTACTACGAGCCAATTTACACAGCTAGCCGCCAACAAACTGCTGAATTTAAATATCCGCTCTACAAATTACCAGCAAGTTTTAGTAGCTGGAAAGATCCCCAGCCCGATCGTCTCATGCTAGAGGGCGCAGATGGCTTGCAAGGCAGCAAAAGTGAGTTAGCAGGGAATGAGATCTTTTGGATGCGCGATCGATTTGAGGCCGTGCTGGTACAGATTCAGGGATCGGCAGAACTCAATCTCACCGACGGTACTAAAACCACAGTCGGTTATGCTGGCGGTACGAGTTTTGCTTACACCAGTATTGGTAAAGAACTCGCCAAAGATGGTAAAGTGACACCCTCACAGCTCACGCTCCCCGGAATTATCCGCTACTTCCAAGAAAATCCTCAAGAACTAGACGTCTACATTCCCCGCTGGAAGCGATTCGTGTTTATGAAGGAAACCTTCAAAGGCGATCCGATGGGCAGTATTAATGTGCCAGTCACGCCAGATCGATCGATCGCCACCGACAAATCCATGATGCCACCAGGCGCGCTAGCTCTAGTGCATACCGAGTTACCTTATGCAAACGGTCGATCGATCGAACAAAAATTGGTCAGTCGCTATGTCTTGGATCAGGATACGGGTAGCGCGATTACTGGCCCCGGACGTGTAGACTATTTTATGGGTACTGGTAAAATTGCAGGCGATCGCGCAGGCGTCACTGGCGGGCCAGGATATCTCTATTATTTGTTGTTAAAAAGCTAG
- a CDS encoding ROK family protein, whose product MTEVIGIDLGGTAIKLGRFTEDGTCLQSLTVPTPQPAYPDDTIDMMTYAIEKLAPGLANINAIGVGTPGPADAVGRVAKVAINLKGWIDIPVATLIQSRTGVPTIVGNDANCAGLGEKWLGAGRNYRNLVLLTLGTGVGGAVFLDGVLFTGHAGSAGELGLIAFDPDGHPCNSGNNGSLEQFLSGQAIRRLTGKEPKELGILAAAGDRDALEFWNNYGRNLGIGLTSIVYVLTPEVAIIGGGISASAKYFLPAAQQEIDRRVMATSRPGLKLIEAQLGNHAGIAGAAKLAWYLLDRQQATGGRGDGGTGR is encoded by the coding sequence ATGACAGAAGTAATCGGGATCGACTTAGGCGGTACGGCAATTAAACTAGGGCGATTTACTGAAGATGGGACTTGTCTTCAGTCATTGACAGTGCCGACGCCACAACCTGCCTATCCCGATGACACGATCGATATGATGACTTATGCGATCGAGAAATTAGCCCCAGGATTGGCTAATATTAACGCGATCGGCGTGGGTACACCAGGCCCTGCGGATGCAGTGGGACGGGTGGCGAAGGTTGCCATCAATTTAAAAGGGTGGATCGATATTCCGGTGGCGACGCTGATCCAGTCTCGCACGGGCGTACCGACGATTGTTGGTAACGATGCTAATTGTGCGGGATTGGGGGAAAAATGGCTGGGTGCGGGGCGAAATTATCGCAATTTAGTATTATTAACTCTGGGTACTGGCGTTGGTGGCGCGGTGTTTCTCGATGGGGTATTATTTACCGGACATGCCGGGAGTGCGGGCGAATTGGGATTGATTGCTTTCGATCCAGATGGGCATCCCTGCAATAGTGGCAATAATGGCTCGTTGGAACAGTTTCTCTCTGGGCAAGCGATTCGACGCCTGACGGGTAAAGAGCCGAAAGAGCTGGGGATATTGGCCGCAGCAGGCGATCGAGATGCGTTAGAATTTTGGAATAATTACGGGCGCAATTTAGGGATTGGATTGACGAGTATCGTCTATGTCCTGACGCCAGAAGTCGCAATTATTGGTGGTGGAATTAGTGCCAGTGCCAAGTATTTTTTACCCGCCGCCCAACAAGAAATCGATCGCCGCGTGATGGCGACTTCGCGTCCGGGATTGAAGTTAATTGAGGCACAATTGGGCAATCATGCCGGAATTGCTGGTGCTGCTAAATTGGCATGGTATCTGCTCGATCGCCAGCAGGCGACAGGGGGACGAGGAGACGGGGGGACAGGGCGATAG
- the nirB gene encoding nitrite reductase large subunit NirB yields the protein MAKRLVTIGNGMVGHRFLEQMAAKGADWELICFCEEPRVAYDRVNLSGYFAGKTAEDLSLVEPDFYQDNQIEVHVGDKAISIDRANKTVTSAKGLTISYDKLVLATGSYPFVPPIKGNDLLGTFVYRTICDLEATEAYAKNCKVGVVVGGGLLGLECANALQNLGLKTHVVEFMPRLMPVQVDESGGAVLRQKIEDLGIGIHTGKSTTEIVADENGRVCKMLFADGTELETDLIVFSAGIRPQDELARQSELKIGDRGGIVIDDNCQTSDPDVYAIGECALYNNQIFGLVAPGYRMAEVAADRLCGSDANNFTGADMSTKLKLLGIDVASFGDAFGKTAGSKVIKIDDAIAGTYKKLVVNEDGTRLLGGILVGDAAPYGTLLQLMQNQMALPPHPEDLILPPRSGASTAMGVDQFPDTAQICSCNNVTKGQICTAIQEQELRDIGSVKSCTNAGTGCGGCVPLVTDLLKSELKKAGIAVNNNLCEHFAFSRQELYSLVRSQNIHTFQALLDRYGTGRGCEICKPAVASLLASAWNDQILDAPHVGLQDTNDAFLANIQRDGTYSVIPRIPGGEITPDKLIVLGEVAKEFGLYTKITGAQRIDLLGARVDQLPHIWQRLVAAGFESGHAYGKALRTVKSCVGSTWCRFGVQDSVGLSIEVELRYRGLRAPHKLKSAVSGCTRECAEAQSKDFGIIATEKGWNLYVCGNGGMKPQHAQLLAADLDKETLIRYIDRFLMFYIRTANRLERTATWFNKLEGGMEYLQNVIINDSLGIAAELEAEMAHQVSTYACEWDVTLKDPVKLQRFQHFVNSDAPDPNIVQVEERGQKRPVYEHERQLLSIDS from the coding sequence ATGGCAAAACGGTTAGTAACGATCGGCAATGGAATGGTCGGTCATCGGTTCTTGGAACAGATGGCAGCAAAAGGTGCGGATTGGGAGCTAATCTGCTTTTGCGAAGAGCCACGGGTAGCTTACGACAGGGTTAATCTCAGCGGTTATTTTGCAGGTAAGACAGCCGAAGATTTATCGCTGGTCGAGCCAGATTTTTACCAGGATAATCAGATCGAGGTACACGTTGGCGATAAGGCAATTAGTATCGATCGAGCCAATAAGACTGTCACTTCTGCAAAAGGGTTGACGATTAGTTACGATAAGCTCGTGCTGGCGACTGGTTCCTATCCATTCGTACCGCCGATTAAAGGTAACGATTTACTAGGTACTTTTGTATATCGGACGATTTGCGATTTGGAGGCGACTGAAGCGTATGCCAAAAATTGCAAAGTAGGCGTAGTTGTCGGTGGTGGTTTACTAGGTTTGGAATGTGCCAATGCGCTCCAAAATTTGGGACTAAAAACCCATGTAGTCGAATTCATGCCGCGTCTGATGCCCGTACAGGTAGACGAATCTGGCGGTGCAGTATTGCGCCAGAAGATTGAAGATTTAGGTATCGGCATTCATACTGGCAAATCGACGACGGAGATTGTCGCCGACGAAAATGGACGTGTCTGCAAGATGTTATTTGCCGATGGTACCGAGTTAGAGACAGATCTAATCGTGTTCTCGGCGGGGATTCGTCCCCAGGATGAGTTAGCACGTCAGAGTGAATTAAAAATCGGCGATCGCGGCGGGATTGTTATCGACGATAATTGTCAGACATCCGATCCAGATGTCTATGCGATCGGTGAATGCGCGCTCTACAACAATCAAATTTTTGGCCTCGTCGCTCCCGGTTATCGGATGGCGGAAGTGGCCGCAGACAGGCTTTGTGGCAGCGATGCTAATAATTTCACGGGCGCAGACATGTCCACCAAATTGAAGCTATTAGGCATCGATGTCGCTAGCTTTGGCGACGCATTTGGCAAGACGGCTGGCTCGAAAGTAATTAAAATCGATGATGCGATCGCAGGTACTTACAAAAAACTGGTAGTTAATGAAGATGGTACCCGTTTACTCGGCGGGATTCTAGTCGGCGATGCTGCTCCTTATGGTACCTTGCTGCAACTGATGCAAAATCAGATGGCACTCCCGCCACATCCAGAAGATCTGATTTTACCGCCGCGCAGTGGTGCCAGCACGGCCATGGGCGTAGACCAATTCCCCGATACCGCCCAAATTTGCTCGTGTAATAACGTCACCAAAGGCCAAATCTGCACCGCGATTCAGGAGCAGGAACTGCGCGATATCGGTAGTGTCAAATCGTGTACCAACGCCGGAACTGGTTGCGGTGGTTGCGTTCCGTTAGTTACCGACTTACTCAAATCCGAACTCAAAAAAGCCGGAATTGCCGTCAATAACAACCTGTGCGAACACTTCGCCTTTTCCCGTCAGGAATTATATAGCCTAGTTCGATCGCAAAATATCCATACTTTTCAAGCCTTACTCGATCGCTATGGTACCGGACGCGGCTGCGAAATTTGCAAACCAGCCGTCGCTTCGCTCCTCGCCTCCGCTTGGAACGACCAAATTCTCGACGCACCCCACGTCGGCTTGCAAGATACAAACGATGCCTTCCTCGCCAATATTCAGCGCGATGGCACCTATTCCGTCATCCCCCGTATTCCTGGCGGCGAAATCACCCCCGACAAACTGATCGTCTTGGGCGAAGTTGCCAAAGAATTTGGCCTCTACACTAAGATCACGGGCGCACAACGCATCGATTTACTTGGCGCGCGGGTAGACCAACTCCCACACATTTGGCAGCGGCTGGTAGCGGCTGGCTTTGAATCTGGGCACGCCTACGGTAAAGCTTTGCGAACGGTTAAATCGTGCGTCGGTAGCACCTGGTGTCGGTTTGGCGTCCAAGATTCCGTCGGACTGTCGATCGAGGTAGAATTACGCTATCGCGGTCTGCGGGCACCTCACAAGCTCAAATCTGCGGTCTCTGGCTGCACCCGCGAATGCGCGGAAGCCCAAAGCAAGGATTTTGGAATTATCGCCACCGAAAAAGGTTGGAACCTGTACGTATGTGGTAACGGTGGGATGAAACCCCAACACGCGCAGCTATTAGCCGCCGACTTGGATAAAGAAACCCTGATTCGCTATATCGATAGGTTCTTGATGTTCTATATCCGTACCGCCAACCGCTTAGAACGCACGGCCACATGGTTTAATAAACTCGAAGGCGGCATGGAATATCTGCAAAATGTGATTATCAATGATTCCCTCGGCATCGCCGCCGAACTCGAAGCAGAAATGGCACATCAAGTTTCTACATACGCCTGCGAGTGGGATGTCACTCTCAAAGATCCCGTCAAGCTCCAACGCTTCCAACACTTCGTCAACAGCGACGCACCCGATCCGAATATCGTTCAAGTCGAAGAACGCGGCCAAAAACGCCCCGTTTACGAACACGAACGACAATTACTTTCGATCGACAGTTAA
- a CDS encoding uracil-DNA glycosylase → MSSESQLNLFGQLEVSSPVESLPANRFELIPTSSNIPIPSGTYDNLTQLASHCQVCHRCELGNTRINAVVGRGNEKAPILIVGEGPGQNEDEQGLPFVGRSGQLLEKILAAVKLSIERDVYICNVVRCRPPENRVPLPAEVAACKPYLLEQIRLVDPKIILLTGATAVKAITGKKDGITKIRGTWIEWEGRWCMPIFHPAYLLRNPAPDVGKPKWLMWQDIQAIRAKLDELSA, encoded by the coding sequence ATGTCTTCAGAATCTCAATTAAACCTATTCGGTCAACTCGAAGTTAGTTCGCCTGTAGAATCATTACCAGCTAATAGATTCGAGCTGATTCCTACTAGTAGTAACATTCCGATTCCCTCCGGTACGTATGACAATCTCACGCAACTAGCCAGCCATTGCCAAGTGTGTCATCGCTGTGAATTGGGGAATACGCGAATTAATGCCGTCGTGGGTAGAGGTAACGAAAAAGCACCGATCTTGATTGTGGGGGAAGGGCCAGGGCAAAATGAGGACGAACAAGGTTTGCCATTTGTCGGTCGATCGGGTCAATTGCTCGAAAAAATTCTGGCCGCTGTTAAACTGTCGATCGAGCGCGACGTGTATATCTGCAATGTCGTCCGCTGTCGTCCGCCCGAAAATCGCGTCCCGCTACCTGCGGAAGTTGCCGCTTGCAAACCCTATCTACTCGAACAAATCCGGCTGGTAGATCCCAAAATTATCCTGCTCACAGGTGCCACAGCCGTCAAAGCAATTACGGGTAAAAAAGACGGAATTACCAAAATTCGCGGCACTTGGATCGAATGGGAAGGCAGATGGTGTATGCCGATTTTTCACCCAGCTTATTTACTGCGAAATCCCGCGCCAGATGTGGGCAAACCCAAGTGGTTGATGTGGCAAGATATTCAAGCCATCCGCGCCAAATTAGACGAACTCAGTGCGTAA
- the nirD gene encoding nitrite reductase small subunit NirD: MSQIESIQPTTQQWTTICPLDRILPNTGVCALIDGQQVAVFRVGEGEDIYAIENYDPFSKAYVLSRGIVGDRNGIPKVASPIYKQNFSLLTGECLDDAKVKLQTFSARVVDEQVQVSS; the protein is encoded by the coding sequence ATGTCACAAATAGAATCAATTCAGCCAACAACTCAACAGTGGACAACTATCTGCCCACTAGACCGAATTTTACCAAATACAGGCGTTTGTGCTTTAATAGATGGCCAACAAGTTGCTGTATTTAGAGTCGGTGAAGGGGAAGATATTTACGCGATCGAGAATTACGATCCGTTTAGCAAAGCCTACGTTTTATCTAGAGGAATTGTCGGCGATCGTAATGGTATTCCTAAAGTTGCATCGCCGATATACAAGCAAAATTTTAGTTTGTTGACAGGCGAATGTTTAGATGATGCCAAGGTAAAGTTACAGACTTTTTCTGCTAGAGTTGTCGATGAACAAGTCCAAGTTAGTAGCTAA
- a CDS encoding AbrB/MazE/SpoVT family DNA-binding domain-containing protein, whose amino-acid sequence MEIKLRKVGNSIGTSFPKEVLDRLGLVEGDTMNLVVTDDGIKLVIHDPNFDKVMAAYTLGASQYRNAMRELADGQPALD is encoded by the coding sequence ATGGAAATCAAGCTCCGAAAAGTAGGGAATTCGATCGGTACTAGCTTTCCGAAGGAAGTCCTCGATCGCTTAGGATTAGTCGAGGGAGACACGATGAACTTGGTGGTGACTGATGATGGCATCAAATTAGTCATTCACGATCCCAACTTTGACAAAGTGATGGCAGCCTATACACTAGGAGCCTCCCAGTATCGGAATGCAATGAGAGAGCTAGCCGATGGCCAACCCGCTCTGGATTAG
- a CDS encoding SDR family NAD(P)-dependent oxidoreductase: MPFTRRHLLATGAAGLTAAVAIAPKSTAKPTPNSEVAIANTSSGNFAGKVVLITGATSGIGKATAEAFAKQGANVYFCGRRAALGAQVERDIRSTGGSATYQETDTVGEFKNRLPPVGSANEWAGDCETLEQVARFRYAIFSK, translated from the coding sequence ATGCCTTTTACCCGTCGCCATCTGCTCGCTACTGGTGCCGCTGGACTTACCGCCGCAGTTGCCATTGCGCCAAAATCCACCGCCAAACCCACCCCAAATTCTGAAGTTGCCATCGCAAATACCTCGTCGGGTAACTTTGCTGGCAAAGTTGTCTTAATTACCGGAGCCACCTCTGGGATTGGTAAAGCCACCGCCGAAGCCTTTGCCAAACAGGGTGCTAATGTCTACTTCTGCGGTCGGCGCGCAGCCTTAGGAGCGCAAGTAGAACGTGATATTCGATCGACAGGTGGATCGGCAACTTATCAGGAAACGGATACTGTTGGCGAATTCAAAAATCGATTACCTCCGGTAGGCTCCGCCAACGAGTGGGCTGGCGATTGCGAAACGCTGGAGCAGGTCGCGCGCTTTCGATATGCCATTTTTTCAAAATGA
- a CDS encoding alpha/beta hydrolase, which produces MKLSSRLLAMSLVMFGSTAAVTNVFAQTVSSPQQKIASNRQTFKPGINRVTFQSAGEKLVGNLYLPTNYKTGDKLPTVIVSGSWTTVKEQMAGKYAQKLAERGYAALAFDSRSFGESGGKLRSCESPTVKIQDIKNAISFLQTVDAVDKNRIAGLGICAGAGYMTTVAAEDDRLKSLITVALWLHNPAIVNQVYGGKAKVQQMIQTGRKAAASFAKTGKGDYLLATSKTDKTAVMFGDIDYYQNPQRGAIPQWNNRFAVATWAEWLTFNPMDKADRVKIPTLFIHSEKGAIPAGAKQFFATIPTTNKKIVWMNDYQQFDFYDRPDVMEKTLASIVDRLRSTL; this is translated from the coding sequence GTGAAATTAAGTTCTCGTCTATTAGCAATGTCGCTCGTAATGTTTGGTAGCACTGCCGCTGTAACGAACGTTTTCGCTCAAACGGTTTCTAGCCCACAACAGAAGATCGCTAGCAATCGCCAAACCTTCAAACCAGGCATCAATCGCGTTACATTTCAAAGTGCGGGCGAAAAATTAGTCGGCAATCTTTATCTCCCCACTAACTACAAAACTGGCGACAAACTACCAACTGTGATCGTCTCTGGCTCGTGGACGACAGTAAAAGAGCAAATGGCAGGGAAATACGCCCAAAAGCTGGCAGAACGCGGCTATGCTGCTTTAGCATTCGATTCCCGCTCCTTTGGTGAAAGTGGTGGTAAATTACGTAGTTGTGAATCGCCGACTGTCAAAATTCAAGACATTAAAAATGCGATTTCTTTTCTACAAACTGTCGATGCCGTAGATAAAAATCGGATTGCTGGATTGGGGATCTGTGCTGGTGCTGGATACATGACTACCGTAGCTGCTGAAGACGATCGACTCAAATCTTTAATAACCGTCGCGCTGTGGCTGCACAATCCCGCGATCGTTAATCAAGTTTATGGCGGTAAGGCTAAAGTCCAGCAGATGATTCAAACCGGACGTAAAGCCGCTGCAAGTTTTGCGAAAACGGGCAAAGGAGATTACCTTTTAGCTACTAGCAAAACCGATAAAACCGCAGTGATGTTCGGCGATATCGACTATTACCAAAATCCCCAACGCGGCGCAATTCCGCAGTGGAACAATCGCTTTGCCGTCGCAACTTGGGCGGAATGGCTGACCTTTAATCCGATGGATAAAGCCGATCGAGTCAAGATTCCGACACTATTTATTCATAGTGAAAAAGGGGCAATTCCTGCTGGAGCCAAACAATTTTTTGCAACGATACCTACTACTAATAAAAAAATAGTGTGGATGAATGATTATCAACAATTTGATTTCTACGATCGTCCGGATGTAATGGAGAAAACGCTTGCTTCGATCGTCGATCGGCTGCGATCCACACTCTAA
- a CDS encoding GUN4 domain-containing protein produces MPDSSTTSPSIPSDIAELQEKFTTNIPKNQLQILPQLVATGLAGIEFLSEWLQQQRSTEPTIVGGAVYQALYQSELPTAKDFLDREFPTGVVPLASSVGIDYTQLQQLLAQRNFQAADKLTNEKLCELAGKDAVQRKWIYFTEVEQLPTIDLHTIDALWLIHSEGKFGFSVQREMWLGMSKNWDKLWPKIGWKEGNNWTRYPGSFTWDLTAPKGHLPLSNQLRGVRAISSLLSHPAWEK; encoded by the coding sequence ATGCCCGATTCCAGTACTACCTCACCATCGATACCTTCAGATATCGCCGAGTTACAGGAAAAATTTACAACTAATATCCCTAAAAATCAGTTGCAAATCCTCCCCCAGCTTGTTGCTACAGGGTTAGCAGGCATTGAATTTTTAAGCGAGTGGCTCCAACAACAACGGAGTACAGAGCCGACAATCGTCGGCGGAGCAGTGTATCAAGCTTTATATCAGAGCGAGCTGCCCACCGCCAAAGATTTTCTCGATCGTGAGTTTCCTACAGGCGTCGTGCCCTTAGCATCGAGTGTAGGCATCGATTATACGCAGCTTCAGCAATTACTCGCCCAACGCAACTTTCAAGCCGCAGATAAGCTTACCAACGAGAAGTTGTGCGAACTTGCAGGTAAGGATGCCGTCCAACGCAAGTGGATCTATTTTACCGAAGTCGAACAGTTACCAACGATCGACCTACATACGATCGATGCCTTGTGGCTGATTCACTCTGAAGGTAAATTTGGATTCTCGGTTCAGCGCGAAATGTGGCTGGGTATGTCCAAAAATTGGGATAAACTGTGGCCGAAAATCGGTTGGAAAGAGGGTAATAACTGGACTCGCTACCCAGGTTCGTTTACTTGGGATTTGACCGCGCCTAAAGGTCATTTACCGCTATCTAATCAATTGCGAGGCGTGCGGGCGATTTCTTCGTTACTATCTCATCCTGCTTGGGAAAAGTAG